The following DNA comes from Lates calcarifer isolate ASB-BC8 linkage group LG2, TLL_Latcal_v3, whole genome shotgun sequence.
GCTGCCTCCCTCTggcttctgattggctgacccTGGACATTGCCGTACATGGTAAAAGAGATTTCGCAATCCGCTCCCTTCCATgttccaaacaaaaacactcagagCTCAGACAGACGGAATTAAACTCCAACTTTCTACCCTAACTTTTTCTGCTTTGACGGATGGTTGACTCCACCGCCGCCCTGTGAAGGTAAACTGGCTTTTAAACTCTTTGAGGGTCCGAAAAAGAGCGATAACAGTAAGGTTAGGGCTGGTTAGCCACATAAGCTAACTAGCTGGCTAGCTGCCCGGCTGAGCGGGTAGCGAACGGGTTTCTCagaacaaagtgaaaatgtagTTTCGCTTGTGTTTAAAGCCAAAGTAGACTCGTGTCCGCGTTTGTACTCGAAGTGTGGAGGCTTAGTCTGAAGACTTAACGCAGTGGATCATCGATTTGCTGCTTCGACTGAGCAAAAAGTTGTTAAAAGTGCTTGGGAATTCAAAATTCACGGACTTGTTTCGGTTTGTCAGCCGTGTCTGGGGGTTTGTCGTGTTATTATAATTGTCAAATCGCATTAAAGTCACCTAAAGACTGAGATTTGTGCTTAGCCCCGCATGACTCCGGAGTTCCCCTCTTTCGGCACAAAGAGAACCGACGATGATGCAACAGCAGGCAACAGCAGCGGAGCTACGCTGGTTTCACCCGGAGCGCTTTTCCCTGCGCACAGCTGACTGGCTGCATAGCAACGCGCCGACCAATCAGAGCGGCGCTGCTAATTGGCCGTGCGGAACAAAAAATTCTACCAATTATCGCGTCAGATGTCCTCTGCTGCGTGCAGAGACCgggggaggtggtggaggtgggtgtttgagaacagcagcagaggtgggggtggagagGTTGCAAGGGTTTGAAGCCTAGTGACTGATGGATTGAGGTCAACTGAGAATCTGCAGAGCTGACTGCAGATGCTCAACACAGGGTTTTATTCGTTCCCTCGCAGATCTGAGATGTACAGAAGGattttggagggggggggggtaattATGTTCTCTGTCCTAATTATCGCAGAATATAAACCTGATAAGGCTCTAGAGCTGCCATGATAAGGAAGTTAATGAATTGATCAGCagaaatgataattaaagtaagTCATTTCCTAATCGAAACaattttcctctcattttgatttgattcctTCATCTGATTGTTGGTCAACTAAAACAATAGATTTGACATTTGTGAACCAAATGATTGATCAGTTAGTTAAGAAAATCATTAGTAAATTAATAGATTACAAAAATAAGTGCCctaaatatttcacattcaaGGTTTATTGTAGAGATCTCTGTCTTGGTGACAATTTGATGTACGTCACCAGAAAGACATTAAACCTCCATAGCATCCTGCAGAATTTAAACTTGTTCCTTTCTTGTCCTCAGGTTCTTTTGAGGTGACGGATTTTCTCTTCTACTTCCTGTTACTGTTTCATCTCTACACCCGAGGAGACTCTGGTAAGAGATCAGCACCTGCAGGCAGCACATCCAAATGAGCCGGCCGTCCCAGCCGAAACTAACCACATCTGACCACAACGGCGTGAGCGTCATCCAGAGTCAGGCCCAcgcctcttcctcctcgtctcTGCCGGCAGCTGTAGCCGGACTGCAGCAGGTCCCTCAGCTCGTCCCCGCCAACCCTTCAGCCGGAGGTGGCAAGGCCCTCCCACCCAGCAAGATGAAGAAGCCTCCAGCAGACAAGGACAGTGAGGAGTACCGCCAGCGCCGCGAGCGCAACAACCTGGCGGTGAAGAAGAGCCGCATGCGCAGCAAGCAGAAGGCGATGGACACGCAGCAGCGCGTCAAcgagctgaaggaggagaacGAGCGGCTGGAGGCCAAGATCAAACTGCTGAGCAAAGAGCTG
Coding sequences within:
- the cebpg gene encoding CCAAT/enhancer-binding protein gamma, which translates into the protein MSRPSQPKLTTSDHNGVSVIQSQAHASSSSSLPAAVAGLQQVPQLVPANPSAGGGKALPPSKMKKPPADKDSEEYRQRRERNNLAVKKSRMRSKQKAMDTQQRVNELKEENERLEAKIKLLSKELSVLKDLFLEHAHNLADNVQPPAGAEGSSPAPNNTSTNGQ